A section of the Felis catus isolate Fca126 chromosome B2, F.catus_Fca126_mat1.0, whole genome shotgun sequence genome encodes:
- the HMGA1 gene encoding high mobility group protein HMG-I/HMG-Y isoform X2 has translation MSESSSKSSQPLASKQEKDGTEKRGRGRPRKQPPKEPSEVPTPKRPRGRPKGSKNKGAAKTRKTTTTPGRKPRGRPKKLEKEEEEGISQESSEEEQ, from the exons atgaGCGAGTCGAGCTCGAAGTCCAGCCAGCCCTTGGCCTCCAAGCAGGAAAAGGACGGCACTGAGAAGCGGGGTCGGGGCAGGCCGCGCAAGCAGCCTCCG AAGGAACCCAGCGAAGTGCCAACACCTAAGAGACCTCGGGGCCGACCAAAGGGGAGCAAAAACAAGGGTGCTGCCAAGACCCGG AAAACTACCACAACTCCAGGGAGGAAACCAAGGGGCAGACCCAAAAAACTG gagaaggaggaagaagagggcaTCTCGCAGGAGTCCTCCGAGGAGGAGCAGTGA
- the SMIM29 gene encoding small integral membrane protein 29 isoform X3: MSNTTVPNVPQANSDSMVMYVQKKKRVDRLRHHLLPMYSYDPAEELHEAEQELLSDVGDPKVVHGWQSGFQHKRMPLLDVKT; this comes from the exons ATGAGTAACACTACAGTGCCCAATGTCCCTCAGGCCAACAGCGACTCCATG GTAATGTATGTCCAGAAGAAAAAGCG agTGGACCGGCTTCGCCATCACCTGCTCCCCATGTACAGCTACGACCCTGCTGAGGAGCTACATGAGGCTGAGCAGGAGCTACTGTCTGATGTGGGAGACCCCAAG GTGGTACACGGCTGGCAGAGTGGCTTCCAGCACAAGCGGATGCCCTTGCTGGACGTCAAGACCTAA
- the HMGA1 gene encoding high mobility group protein HMG-I/HMG-Y isoform X1 gives MSESSSKSSQPLASKQEKDGTEKRGRGRPRKQPPVSPGTALVGSQKEPSEVPTPKRPRGRPKGSKNKGAAKTRKTTTTPGRKPRGRPKKLEKEEEEGISQESSEEEQ, from the exons atgaGCGAGTCGAGCTCGAAGTCCAGCCAGCCCTTGGCCTCCAAGCAGGAAAAGGACGGCACTGAGAAGCGGGGTCGGGGCAGGCCGCGCAAGCAGCCTCCGGTGAGTCCCGGGACGGCGCTGGTAGGGAGTCAG AAGGAACCCAGCGAAGTGCCAACACCTAAGAGACCTCGGGGCCGACCAAAGGGGAGCAAAAACAAGGGTGCTGCCAAGACCCGG AAAACTACCACAACTCCAGGGAGGAAACCAAGGGGCAGACCCAAAAAACTG gagaaggaggaagaagagggcaTCTCGCAGGAGTCCTCCGAGGAGGAGCAGTGA
- the SMIM29 gene encoding small integral membrane protein 29 isoform X1 — protein sequence MSNTTVPNVPQANSDSMVGYVLGPFFLITLVGVVVAVVMYVQKKKRVDRLRHHLLPMYSYDPAEELHEAEQELLSDVGDPKVVHGWQSGFQHKRMPLLDVKT from the exons ATGAGTAACACTACAGTGCCCAATGTCCCTCAGGCCAACAGCGACTCCATGGTGGGCTATGTGTTGGGGCCTTTCTTCCTCATCACCCTGGTCggggtggtggtggctgtg GTAATGTATGTCCAGAAGAAAAAGCG agTGGACCGGCTTCGCCATCACCTGCTCCCCATGTACAGCTACGACCCTGCTGAGGAGCTACATGAGGCTGAGCAGGAGCTACTGTCTGATGTGGGAGACCCCAAG GTGGTACACGGCTGGCAGAGTGGCTTCCAGCACAAGCGGATGCCCTTGCTGGACGTCAAGACCTAA
- the SMIM29 gene encoding small integral membrane protein 29 isoform X2, translating to MSNTTVPNVPQANSDSMVGYVLGPFFLITLVGVVVAVVMYVQKKKRYDPAEELHEAEQELLSDVGDPKVVHGWQSGFQHKRMPLLDVKT from the exons ATGAGTAACACTACAGTGCCCAATGTCCCTCAGGCCAACAGCGACTCCATGGTGGGCTATGTGTTGGGGCCTTTCTTCCTCATCACCCTGGTCggggtggtggtggctgtg GTAATGTATGTCCAGAAGAAAAAGCG CTACGACCCTGCTGAGGAGCTACATGAGGCTGAGCAGGAGCTACTGTCTGATGTGGGAGACCCCAAG GTGGTACACGGCTGGCAGAGTGGCTTCCAGCACAAGCGGATGCCCTTGCTGGACGTCAAGACCTAA